One stretch of Enterobacter sp. RHBSTW-00994 DNA includes these proteins:
- the acs gene encoding acetate--CoA ligase has protein sequence MSQIHKHDIPANIADRCLINPEQYHEKYQQSISSPDAFWGEQGHILDWIKPYQKVKNTSFAPGNISIKWYEDGTLNLAANCLDRHLAERGDETAIIWEGDDATQSRHITYRELHRDVCRFANVLLAQGIKKGDVVAIYMPMVPEAAVAMLACARIGAVHSVIFGGFSPEAVAGRIIDSNSKLVITADEGVRAGRNIPLKKNVDEALKNPNVKSISHVVVLKRTGGKVDWKEGRDLWWSDLIDQASDVHQPEEMNAEDPLFILYTSGSTGKPKGVLHTTGGYLVYAASTFKYVFDYHQGDVYWCTADVGWVTGHSYLLYGPLACGATTLMFEGVPNWPTPARMCQVVDKHKVNILYTAPTAIRALMAEGDKAIEGTERASLRILGSVGEPINPEAWEWYWKKIGNEKCPVMDTWWQTETGGFMITPLPGATQLKAGSATRPFFGVQPALVDNEGNPLEGATEGNLVITDSWPGQARTLFGDHDRFEQTYFSTFKNMYFSGDGARRDEDGYYWITGRVDDVLNVSGHRLGTAEIESALVSHPKIAEAAVVGIPHNIKGQAIYAYVTLNHGEEPSPELYADVRNWVRKEIGPLATPDVLHWTDSLPKTRSGKIMRRILRKIAAGDTSNLGDTSTLADPGVVEKLLEEKQAIAMPS, from the coding sequence ATGAGCCAAATCCACAAACACGACATTCCCGCAAACATTGCGGACCGTTGCCTGATTAATCCGGAGCAGTACCACGAAAAGTATCAGCAATCTATTTCCAGCCCTGACGCCTTCTGGGGTGAACAGGGACATATTCTGGACTGGATCAAACCCTATCAGAAGGTCAAAAATACCTCGTTTGCCCCCGGCAACATCTCTATTAAATGGTATGAAGATGGCACGCTGAACCTGGCTGCAAACTGCCTGGACCGACATCTCGCCGAACGTGGTGACGAAACCGCCATTATCTGGGAAGGCGATGATGCAACCCAGAGCAGGCATATTACCTATCGCGAGCTACATCGCGATGTCTGCCGCTTCGCCAACGTGTTGCTGGCGCAGGGCATTAAAAAAGGCGATGTGGTTGCTATCTATATGCCCATGGTCCCGGAAGCTGCGGTTGCCATGCTGGCCTGTGCTCGCATCGGCGCAGTCCATTCCGTGATTTTCGGTGGCTTCTCTCCTGAAGCTGTCGCGGGCCGTATTATCGACTCTAACTCGAAGCTGGTGATCACGGCTGACGAAGGCGTTCGCGCCGGGCGTAACATCCCACTGAAGAAAAACGTTGATGAAGCCCTGAAAAACCCGAACGTGAAAAGCATCAGTCACGTCGTGGTTCTCAAACGTACTGGTGGAAAAGTCGACTGGAAAGAGGGGCGCGACCTGTGGTGGAGCGACCTTATCGATCAGGCAAGCGACGTACATCAGCCTGAAGAGATGAACGCTGAAGATCCGCTGTTTATCCTTTATACCTCTGGCTCCACCGGAAAACCGAAAGGCGTACTGCATACCACGGGCGGTTACCTGGTGTATGCAGCATCAACCTTTAAATATGTCTTTGACTATCATCAGGGCGATGTTTACTGGTGTACCGCTGATGTGGGCTGGGTGACGGGCCACAGCTATTTGCTGTACGGTCCCCTGGCTTGCGGTGCAACCACACTGATGTTTGAGGGTGTCCCTAACTGGCCGACGCCTGCCCGTATGTGCCAGGTCGTGGACAAGCATAAGGTCAACATTCTCTACACTGCGCCGACGGCTATCCGCGCCCTGATGGCTGAAGGTGATAAAGCCATTGAAGGGACTGAGCGCGCTTCCCTGCGTATCCTCGGTTCCGTTGGCGAGCCAATCAACCCGGAAGCCTGGGAGTGGTACTGGAAGAAAATCGGCAACGAAAAATGCCCGGTAATGGACACCTGGTGGCAGACCGAAACCGGTGGCTTCATGATCACTCCGCTGCCTGGTGCGACCCAACTGAAAGCCGGTTCCGCTACCCGTCCTTTCTTTGGCGTGCAGCCTGCATTAGTTGATAACGAAGGCAACCCGCTGGAAGGTGCGACCGAAGGCAACCTGGTGATCACGGACTCCTGGCCTGGACAGGCACGTACACTGTTCGGCGATCACGACCGTTTTGAACAGACCTATTTCTCAACCTTTAAAAATATGTACTTCAGTGGTGACGGTGCACGCCGTGATGAAGATGGTTACTACTGGATCACCGGACGTGTCGATGACGTACTGAACGTATCAGGCCACCGTTTGGGGACCGCCGAGATTGAATCGGCACTGGTATCTCATCCGAAAATTGCTGAAGCCGCCGTGGTAGGTATTCCACATAACATTAAAGGTCAGGCGATTTACGCCTATGTCACGCTCAACCACGGCGAAGAACCGTCGCCTGAGCTGTATGCTGATGTGCGCAACTGGGTGCGTAAAGAGATTGGCCCGCTTGCAACACCGGATGTCCTGCACTGGACAGACTCGCTGCCGAAGACCCGCTCCGGCAAAATTATGCGCCGTATCTTGCGCAAAATCGCCGCAGGTGACACCAGTAACCTCGGTGATACTTCAACACTCGCCGATCCTGGCGTGGTGGAAAAACTGCTCGAAGAGAAGCAGGCCATCGCGATGCCATCATAG